From a region of the Drosophila ananassae strain 14024-0371.13 chromosome XL, ASM1763931v2, whole genome shotgun sequence genome:
- the LOC6503692 gene encoding uncharacterized protein LOC6503692 isoform X1, with product MDSPCKVMEQLLAAVEESQCLAYCHSSTTASTPTAITTISLECSSIPVSRFRLDGQPILPPLMTSSKRREVQMDRQMAIQLEEQYRLARCSAGSEERRASAAMATRRSLPQLQQTETFIYDSTQRQPRPKVLGLEQKQLPTIHVDPPTPNIDPPTPPHEDTPLSPHRNKPNRITNRILQFELTGLGNLAPGGAPTVPPSPPKKCILRSSTSPSLAQQQETAPVDELGVKMVTAEPVGFQRSRSFTLDEPSQVLVEHMQRTHALVEPQVHSPRPSQLANYQQDTIESTAKKVNKSPRSSCTSTSPTCTRRRERERVDNPEREREIEHMIERALGEHGPVDSSRKAGIRKYLRGHRERLNQLVQYQEAERRRMQAEFDRQQRFLIDALCAEIDESASVGPPESLVSAYTSTGDLERQMASSSLSADISNRELTTPGWSSCLETSPRSFDDLDEFLHMEDSCRLAASTSSRKRLFSPKMSLTYDSEPQPLEEMSAPSTPRSLPLRNSSLSNTRRRPGPGSGPIPQASQVPPQPRMRPRTVGSPRKSSGGSSGLVKSPVRVVGGGSGKKGSSGSGNSAPLKRNGNVRHMNQSVQSSGPAQAMWSPMKTKKIPSPVRRNNNQDANSGENFEQDTREWAATRINAAARGFLVRRLFGTEQVQRIVQTIRDTLIFVLNLHLETCGNGQDAKETANLRLKARLLQQLCSASRTLHLIFFQTSIKERMDIISRDRKRIKTKLLAMHLKHR from the exons ATGGATAGCCCCTG CAAAGTCATGGAGCAGCTGCTGGCGGCTGTCGAGGAAAGCCAGTGCCTGGCCTATTGTCACAGCAGCACCACCGCCTCCACTCCCACGGCCATCACAACCATTTCATTGGAGTGCTCCTCCATTCCAGTCTCTCGTTTCCGGTTGGATGGACAGCCCATACTGCCGCCGTTG ATGACGAGCTCCAAGCGCAGGGAGGTGCAGATGGATCGCCAGATGGCCATCCAACTAGAGGAGCAGTATCGACTGGCCAGATGCTCGGCGGGCTCCGAAGAACGCAGAGCTTCTGCCGCGATGGCAACCAGGAGAAGTCTGCCGCAGCTTCAGCAAACGGAGACGTTTATTTATGACAGTACTCAACGTCAACCGCGTCCCAAAGTACTTGGGCTGGAACAAAAGCAGCTACCCACCATCCATGTGGATCCTCCCACACCCAATATAGATCCACCCACGCCGCCGCACGAGGATACTCCACTATCGCCGCATCGCAACAAGCCCAATCGAATAACCAATCGTATCTTGCAATTCGAGCTGACCGGACTGGGAAATCTTGCACCTGGTGGCGCGCCCACAGTGCCTCCTAGTCCTCCCAAGAAGTGCATCCTGCGGTCCAGCACCAGTCCCTCCTTGGCCCAACAGCAAGAAACTGCTCCAGTCGATGAACTGGGGGTAAAAATGGTCACAGCAGAACCGGTTGGATTTCAGCGCTCCAGAAGCTTTACTCTGGATGAGCCCTCACAGGTCCTGGTCGAGCATATGCAGAGGACTCATGCCCTCGTGGAACCACAAGTGCATTCACCACGTCCCTCGCAGCTGGCCAATTACCAGCAGGATACCATTGAATCTACGGCTAAGAAGGTGAACAAGAGCCCCAGGAGTAGCTGTACCAGCACCAGTCCCACTTGCACGAGGCGGAGAGAACGGGAACGCGTTGATAACCCGGAGAGGGAACGCGAGATCGAACACATGATAGAACGGGCTTTGGGTGAGCATGGTCCTGTGGATTCTTCCCGCAAGGCAGGGATTCGCAAGTACCTGCGTGGTCATCGGGAGCGGCTCAATCAGTTGGTACAATACCAGGAGGCGGAACGCAGGCGCATGCAGGCGGAGTTCGACCGACAGCAACGTTTCTTAATTGACGCTTTATGCGCAGAAATCGATGAATCTGCGTCGGTGGGCCCACCGGAGAGCCTGGTATCGGCGTATACAAGCACTGGGGATTTGGAAAGGCAGATGGCGAGCAGTTCGCTGAGTGCGGACATTAGCAACCGGGAGTTGACCACGCCTGGCTGGTCGTCGTGTCTGGAGACCTCGCCGCGGAGTTTCGACGATCTGGACGAGTTCCTTCATATGGAAGATAGCTGTAGGTTGGCTGCCTCAACTTCATCGCGGAAGCGACTCTTCAGTCCTAAGATGTCACTGACCTACGACTCCGAACCGCAGCCATTAGAGGAGATGAGTGCGCCAAGCACTCCGCGATCCCTGCCATTGCGGAACAGTAGTTTAAGCAATACCAGGCGTAGACCAGGACCAGGATCCGGTCCCATCCCACAAGCTTCACAAGTTCCACCTCAACCAAGAATGCGGCCCCGGACTGTGGGCAGTCCCAGAAAAAGCAGTGGCGGTAGCTCGGGTCTGGTTAAATCTCCGGTCAGGGTTGTAGGAGGAGGAAGCGGCAAAAAAGGATCGTCCGGAAGTGGCAATTCCGCACCATTAAAGAGAAATGGGAACGTGCGACACATGAATCAGTCTGTTCAGAGTTCGGGGCCAGCTCAGGCGATGTGGAGTCCCATGAAGACGAAGAAGATACCATCACCTGTGCGGAGGAACAAT AATCAGGACGCGAATTCGGGGGAAAATTTTGAGCAGGATACGCGTGAGTGGGCAGCTACGAGAATTAATGCCGCTGCGAGGGGTTTTCTGGTGCGACGACTCTTCGGTACTGAGCAAGTGCAGCGGATAGTCCAGACCATTCGGGATACCTTGATATTTGTGCTCAATCTGCATCTGGAGACCTGTGGCAATGGCCAGGACGCCAAGGAAACAGCGAATCTCCGTTTGAAAGCACGGCTATTGCAACAG CTGTGCTCGGCCAGTCGCACCCTGCACCTTATTTTCTTTCAAACGAGCATCAAGGAGCGCATGGACATCATCTCCAGGGATCGGAAACGTATCAAAACCAAGCTCCTGGCGATGCACCTGAAGCATCGCTAA
- the LOC6503692 gene encoding uncharacterized protein LOC6503692 isoform X3 has protein sequence MDSPCKVMEQLLAAVEESQCLAYCHSSTTASTPTAITTISLECSSIPVSRFRLDGQPILPPLMTSSKRREVQMDRQMAIQLEEQYRLARCSAGSEERRASAAMATRRSLPQLQQTETFIYDSTQRQPRPKVLGLEQKQLPTIHVDPPTPNIDPPTPPHEDTPLSPHRNKPNRITNRILQFELTGLGNLAPGGAPTVPPSPPKKCILRSSTSPSLAQQQETAPVDELGVKMVTAEPVGFQRSRSFTLDEPSQVLVEHMQRTHALVEPQVHSPRPSQLANYQQDTIESTAKKVNKSPRSSCTSTSPTCTRRRERERVDNPEREREIEHMIERALGEHGPVDSSRKAGIRKYLRGHRERLNQLVQYQEAERRRMQAEFDRQQRFLIDALCAEIDESASVGPPESLVSAYTSTGDLERQMASSSLSADISNRELTTPGWSSCLETSPRSFDDLDEFLHMEDSCRLAASTSSRKRLFSPKMSLTYDSEPQPLEEMSAPSTPRSLPLRNSSLSNTRRRPGPGSGPIPQASQVPPQPRMRPRTVGSPRKSSGGSSGLVKSPVRVVGGGSGKKGSSGSGNSAPLKRNGNVRHMNQSVQSSGPAQAMWSPMKTKKIPSPVRRNNRKKP, from the exons ATGGATAGCCCCTG CAAAGTCATGGAGCAGCTGCTGGCGGCTGTCGAGGAAAGCCAGTGCCTGGCCTATTGTCACAGCAGCACCACCGCCTCCACTCCCACGGCCATCACAACCATTTCATTGGAGTGCTCCTCCATTCCAGTCTCTCGTTTCCGGTTGGATGGACAGCCCATACTGCCGCCGTTG ATGACGAGCTCCAAGCGCAGGGAGGTGCAGATGGATCGCCAGATGGCCATCCAACTAGAGGAGCAGTATCGACTGGCCAGATGCTCGGCGGGCTCCGAAGAACGCAGAGCTTCTGCCGCGATGGCAACCAGGAGAAGTCTGCCGCAGCTTCAGCAAACGGAGACGTTTATTTATGACAGTACTCAACGTCAACCGCGTCCCAAAGTACTTGGGCTGGAACAAAAGCAGCTACCCACCATCCATGTGGATCCTCCCACACCCAATATAGATCCACCCACGCCGCCGCACGAGGATACTCCACTATCGCCGCATCGCAACAAGCCCAATCGAATAACCAATCGTATCTTGCAATTCGAGCTGACCGGACTGGGAAATCTTGCACCTGGTGGCGCGCCCACAGTGCCTCCTAGTCCTCCCAAGAAGTGCATCCTGCGGTCCAGCACCAGTCCCTCCTTGGCCCAACAGCAAGAAACTGCTCCAGTCGATGAACTGGGGGTAAAAATGGTCACAGCAGAACCGGTTGGATTTCAGCGCTCCAGAAGCTTTACTCTGGATGAGCCCTCACAGGTCCTGGTCGAGCATATGCAGAGGACTCATGCCCTCGTGGAACCACAAGTGCATTCACCACGTCCCTCGCAGCTGGCCAATTACCAGCAGGATACCATTGAATCTACGGCTAAGAAGGTGAACAAGAGCCCCAGGAGTAGCTGTACCAGCACCAGTCCCACTTGCACGAGGCGGAGAGAACGGGAACGCGTTGATAACCCGGAGAGGGAACGCGAGATCGAACACATGATAGAACGGGCTTTGGGTGAGCATGGTCCTGTGGATTCTTCCCGCAAGGCAGGGATTCGCAAGTACCTGCGTGGTCATCGGGAGCGGCTCAATCAGTTGGTACAATACCAGGAGGCGGAACGCAGGCGCATGCAGGCGGAGTTCGACCGACAGCAACGTTTCTTAATTGACGCTTTATGCGCAGAAATCGATGAATCTGCGTCGGTGGGCCCACCGGAGAGCCTGGTATCGGCGTATACAAGCACTGGGGATTTGGAAAGGCAGATGGCGAGCAGTTCGCTGAGTGCGGACATTAGCAACCGGGAGTTGACCACGCCTGGCTGGTCGTCGTGTCTGGAGACCTCGCCGCGGAGTTTCGACGATCTGGACGAGTTCCTTCATATGGAAGATAGCTGTAGGTTGGCTGCCTCAACTTCATCGCGGAAGCGACTCTTCAGTCCTAAGATGTCACTGACCTACGACTCCGAACCGCAGCCATTAGAGGAGATGAGTGCGCCAAGCACTCCGCGATCCCTGCCATTGCGGAACAGTAGTTTAAGCAATACCAGGCGTAGACCAGGACCAGGATCCGGTCCCATCCCACAAGCTTCACAAGTTCCACCTCAACCAAGAATGCGGCCCCGGACTGTGGGCAGTCCCAGAAAAAGCAGTGGCGGTAGCTCGGGTCTGGTTAAATCTCCGGTCAGGGTTGTAGGAGGAGGAAGCGGCAAAAAAGGATCGTCCGGAAGTGGCAATTCCGCACCATTAAAGAGAAATGGGAACGTGCGACACATGAATCAGTCTGTTCAGAGTTCGGGGCCAGCTCAGGCGATGTGGAGTCCCATGAAGACGAAGAAGATACCATCACCTGTGCGGAGGAACAAT CGCAAGAAGCCTTAG
- the LOC6503955 gene encoding uncharacterized protein LOC6503955, with protein MLQALPRWSHPTLYCGAAAVVTMLLMTWVRPLGVLFLGLLGYWIYWTRCSFRIVPTDELRTKINSWLQRIEEWRHNSPSMFCLASSGCLGTLAVLGHLISGSTLVLAILVISALVSTKYNFKLLKIEHKDFQWSEKLNYNNLETEADDEFLPDVNESNLFVLERASDVATISSPTEANDEDDDERSDDIPSELLIPDVIPEIDEHSTDEEDELAPLATKKQKDTKAEQATDDSDMKFRKGHFKRDSSLSTTSSSSEESLSKGLLFPDHNAVDGSSSQLRQIAAATASPDQPDPAGELVALAVKSQAQALLANSGKLLPSLVSGLVQWGAAGAGAGSGALATGSDATDSNRDREQQRLVTALDSSDESDFEILETDDFK; from the exons ATGCTCCAGGCCCTGCCCCGCTGGTCGCATCCCACGCTCTACTGCGGAGCGGCCGCGGTCGTCACAATGCTCCTTATGACCTG GGTCCGGCCACTGGGAGTTCTGTTTCTGGGCCTGCTGGGCTACTGGATCTACTGGACACGGTGCAGTTTCCGAATCGTTCCCACGGACGAGCTGCGCACCAAGATCAACTCCTGGCTACAGAGGATCGAGGAGTGGCGCCACAACAGTCCCAGCATGTTCTGTTTGGCCAGCAGCGGATGCCTGGGCACCCTCGCAGTGCTCGGCCACCTCATCTCGGGCTCCACCCTTGTTCTGGCCATCCTGGTTATCTCCGCCCTGGTCTCCACCAAGTACAACTTTAAGCTCTTGAAGATCGAGCACAAGG ACTTCCAGTGGTCGGAGAAGTTGAACTACAACAACCTGGAAACCGAGGCGGACGACGAGTTCTTGCCGGACGTGAACGAGTCCAATCTGTTTGTCCTGGAGCGTGCCAGTGATGTGGCCACCATCAGCTCGCCCACAGAAGCCAACGACGAGGATGACGACGAACGCAGTGATGACATTCCCTCGGAGCTGCTCATTCCGGACGTGATACCAGAGATCGACGAGCACTCCACGGACGAGGAGGACGAGCTGGCTCCGTTGGCAACCAAGAAGCAAAAGGACACAAAGGCAGAACAGGCAACCGACGACAGTGACATGAAGTTCCGGAAGGGGCACTTCAAGCGCGACTCCTCTCTGTCCACCACCTCGTCTTCGTCGGAGGAAAGTTTGTCCAAGGGGCTGCTGTTCCCCGATCACAACGCCGTCGATGGCAGCAGCTCCCAGCTTCGCCAGATAGCCGCCGCCACCGCATCGCCGGACCAGCCGGATCCGGCTGGCGAGCTAGTCGCTCTGGCAGTGAAGAGCCAAGCCCAGGCCCTGCTCGCCAACAGCGGCAAGCTCTTGCCCAGCCTAGTCTCCGGCCTGGTGCAATGGGGGGCAGCAGGCGCTGGCGCAGGCTCCGGAGCTCTCGCCACCGGCAGCGACGCCACCGATTCCAATCGAGATCGCGAGCAGCAGCGCTTGGTGACCGCCCTGGACTCGTCCGATGAGAGTGACTTTGAGATACTCGAGACGGATGACTTCAAGTAA
- the LOC6503692 gene encoding uncharacterized protein LOC6503692 isoform X2, producing the protein MDSPCKVMEQLLAAVEESQCLAYCHSSTTASTPTAITTISLECSSIPVSRFRLDGQPILPPLMTSSKRREVQMDRQMAIQLEEQYRLARCSAGSEERRASAAMATRRSLPQLQQTETFIYDSTQRQPRPKVLGLEQKQLPTIHVDPPTPNIDPPTPPHEDTPLSPHRNKPNRITNRILQFELTGLGNLAPGGAPTVPPSPPKKCILRSSTSPSLAQQQETAPVDELGVKMVTAEPVGFQRSRSFTLDEPSQVLVEHMQRTHALVEPQVHSPRPSQLANYQQDTIESTAKKVNKSPRSSCTSTSPTCTRRRERERVDNPEREREIEHMIERALGEHGPVDSSRKAGIRKYLRGHRERLNQLVQYQEAERRRMQAEFDRQQRFLIDALCAEIDESASVGPPESLVSAYTSTGDLERQMASSSLSADISNRELTTPGWSSCLETSPRSFDDLDEFLHMEDSCRLAASTSSRKRLFSPKMSLTYDSEPQPLEEMSAPSTPRSLPLRNSSLSNTRRRPGPGSGPIPQASQVPPQPRMRPRTVGSPRKSSGGSSGLVKSPVRVVGGGSGKKGSSGSGNSAPLKRNGNVRHMNQSVQSSGPAQAMWSPMKTKKIPSPVRRNNVFTFTKTSRLFLPAKIFLVEPL; encoded by the exons ATGGATAGCCCCTG CAAAGTCATGGAGCAGCTGCTGGCGGCTGTCGAGGAAAGCCAGTGCCTGGCCTATTGTCACAGCAGCACCACCGCCTCCACTCCCACGGCCATCACAACCATTTCATTGGAGTGCTCCTCCATTCCAGTCTCTCGTTTCCGGTTGGATGGACAGCCCATACTGCCGCCGTTG ATGACGAGCTCCAAGCGCAGGGAGGTGCAGATGGATCGCCAGATGGCCATCCAACTAGAGGAGCAGTATCGACTGGCCAGATGCTCGGCGGGCTCCGAAGAACGCAGAGCTTCTGCCGCGATGGCAACCAGGAGAAGTCTGCCGCAGCTTCAGCAAACGGAGACGTTTATTTATGACAGTACTCAACGTCAACCGCGTCCCAAAGTACTTGGGCTGGAACAAAAGCAGCTACCCACCATCCATGTGGATCCTCCCACACCCAATATAGATCCACCCACGCCGCCGCACGAGGATACTCCACTATCGCCGCATCGCAACAAGCCCAATCGAATAACCAATCGTATCTTGCAATTCGAGCTGACCGGACTGGGAAATCTTGCACCTGGTGGCGCGCCCACAGTGCCTCCTAGTCCTCCCAAGAAGTGCATCCTGCGGTCCAGCACCAGTCCCTCCTTGGCCCAACAGCAAGAAACTGCTCCAGTCGATGAACTGGGGGTAAAAATGGTCACAGCAGAACCGGTTGGATTTCAGCGCTCCAGAAGCTTTACTCTGGATGAGCCCTCACAGGTCCTGGTCGAGCATATGCAGAGGACTCATGCCCTCGTGGAACCACAAGTGCATTCACCACGTCCCTCGCAGCTGGCCAATTACCAGCAGGATACCATTGAATCTACGGCTAAGAAGGTGAACAAGAGCCCCAGGAGTAGCTGTACCAGCACCAGTCCCACTTGCACGAGGCGGAGAGAACGGGAACGCGTTGATAACCCGGAGAGGGAACGCGAGATCGAACACATGATAGAACGGGCTTTGGGTGAGCATGGTCCTGTGGATTCTTCCCGCAAGGCAGGGATTCGCAAGTACCTGCGTGGTCATCGGGAGCGGCTCAATCAGTTGGTACAATACCAGGAGGCGGAACGCAGGCGCATGCAGGCGGAGTTCGACCGACAGCAACGTTTCTTAATTGACGCTTTATGCGCAGAAATCGATGAATCTGCGTCGGTGGGCCCACCGGAGAGCCTGGTATCGGCGTATACAAGCACTGGGGATTTGGAAAGGCAGATGGCGAGCAGTTCGCTGAGTGCGGACATTAGCAACCGGGAGTTGACCACGCCTGGCTGGTCGTCGTGTCTGGAGACCTCGCCGCGGAGTTTCGACGATCTGGACGAGTTCCTTCATATGGAAGATAGCTGTAGGTTGGCTGCCTCAACTTCATCGCGGAAGCGACTCTTCAGTCCTAAGATGTCACTGACCTACGACTCCGAACCGCAGCCATTAGAGGAGATGAGTGCGCCAAGCACTCCGCGATCCCTGCCATTGCGGAACAGTAGTTTAAGCAATACCAGGCGTAGACCAGGACCAGGATCCGGTCCCATCCCACAAGCTTCACAAGTTCCACCTCAACCAAGAATGCGGCCCCGGACTGTGGGCAGTCCCAGAAAAAGCAGTGGCGGTAGCTCGGGTCTGGTTAAATCTCCGGTCAGGGTTGTAGGAGGAGGAAGCGGCAAAAAAGGATCGTCCGGAAGTGGCAATTCCGCACCATTAAAGAGAAATGGGAACGTGCGACACATGAATCAGTCTGTTCAGAGTTCGGGGCCAGCTCAGGCGATGTGGAGTCCCATGAAGACGAAGAAGATACCATCACCTGTGCGGAGGAACAAT GTTTTCACTTTCACGAAAACAAGTCGGTTGTTTCTTCCCGCAAAGATATTTCTAGTCGAGCCACTTTAA